From Streptomyces griseorubiginosus, one genomic window encodes:
- a CDS encoding L-threonylcarbamoyladenylate synthase: protein MARRYDTNDATDRTTGLREAASAVRRGELVVLPTDTVYGIGADAFSSEAVSDLLEAKGRGRNMPTPVLIGSPNTLHGLVTDFSELAWELVDAFWPGALTLVAKHQPSLQWDLGDTRGTVAVRMPLHPVAIELLTEVGPMAVSSANLTGHPSPETCDAAQDMLGDSVSVYLDGGPTPGNVPSSIVDVTREVPLLLRAGAISADELRKVVPDLEVAN from the coding sequence ATGGCACGGCGATACGACACCAACGACGCGACCGACCGCACGACCGGTCTGCGCGAAGCCGCGTCCGCCGTCCGCCGTGGCGAGCTCGTGGTCCTCCCGACCGACACGGTGTACGGCATCGGCGCCGACGCGTTCTCCTCCGAGGCCGTCTCCGACCTCCTGGAGGCCAAGGGCCGGGGCCGCAACATGCCCACCCCCGTGCTGATCGGCTCCCCGAACACCCTGCACGGTCTCGTCACCGACTTCTCCGAGCTGGCCTGGGAGCTGGTCGACGCCTTCTGGCCGGGCGCGCTCACCCTCGTCGCCAAGCACCAGCCGTCCCTCCAGTGGGACCTGGGCGACACCCGGGGCACGGTCGCCGTGCGCATGCCCCTGCACCCGGTCGCCATCGAACTGCTGACCGAGGTCGGCCCCATGGCGGTCTCCTCCGCGAACCTGACCGGCCACCCGTCCCCGGAGACCTGTGACGCCGCCCAGGACATGCTCGGCGACTCGGTCTCCGTCTACCTCGACGGCGGCCCGACCCCCGGCAACGTCCCCTCCTCGATCGTCGACGTCACCCGCGAGGTGCCGCTGCTGCTGCGCGCGGGCGCGATCTCCGCGGACGAGCTCAGGAAGGTCGTACCCGACCTCGAGGTGGCGAATTGA
- a CDS encoding F0F1 ATP synthase subunit B translates to MNHALVQLAAEAEKENPLIPPWPELVIGLIAFVIVFGFLAKKLLPTINKVLEERREAIEGGIEKAEAAQTEAQSVLEQYKAQLAEARHEAARLRQEAQEQGATLIAEMRAEGQRQREEIVAAGHAQIEADRKAAASALRQDVGKLATDLAGKLVGESLEDHARQSRVIDRFLDDLEEKAEAAR, encoded by the coding sequence GTGAACCACGCACTGGTTCAGCTGGCGGCCGAGGCGGAGAAGGAGAATCCCCTCATTCCGCCGTGGCCGGAGCTCGTCATCGGCCTGATCGCCTTCGTCATCGTCTTCGGCTTCCTCGCCAAGAAGCTCCTCCCGACCATCAACAAGGTTCTGGAAGAGCGTCGCGAGGCCATCGAGGGCGGTATCGAGAAGGCCGAGGCCGCGCAGACCGAGGCCCAGAGCGTCCTTGAGCAGTACAAGGCACAGCTCGCCGAGGCCCGCCACGAGGCCGCGCGCCTGCGCCAGGAGGCTCAGGAGCAGGGCGCCACGCTCATCGCCGAGATGCGCGCGGAAGGCCAGCGGCAGCGCGAGGAGATCGTCGCCGCCGGGCACGCGCAGATCGAGGCCGACCGCAAGGCCGCCGCGTCCGCGCTGCGCCAGGACGTCGGCAAGCTCGCCACCGACCTGGCCGGCAAGCTCGTCGGCGAGTCCCTCGAGGACCACGCCCGGCAGAGCCGCGTGATCGACCGCTTCCTCGACGACCTCGAGGAGAAGGCCGAGGCCGCGCGATGA
- the glyA gene encoding serine hydroxymethyltransferase — MSVTHAPQTADVLARQDPELAEILLGELDRQSSTLQLIAAENFCSPAVLAALGSPLANKYAEGYPGARHHGGCEIVDVAERLAVDRATSLFGAEHANVQAHSGSSAVLAAYAALLRPGDTVLALGLPYGGHLTHGSPANFSGRWFDFVPYGVDAETGIIDHEQVRALALSHRPKAIVCGSIAYPRHLDYAFFREVADEVGAYLIADAAHPIGLVAGGAAPSPVPYADIVCATTHKVLRGPRGGMILCGSELAERVDRAVFPFTQGGAQMHTIAAKAVAFGEAATPAFAAYTHQVVANARVLAAGLAGEGFVVTTGGTDTHLVTADPAPLGVDGRTARGRLAAAGLVLDCCALPHADTRGLRLGTAAVTTQGMGEKEMQRIAALLAGVVRGGTDSASAREEVRDLVDGFPPYPG, encoded by the coding sequence ATGTCGGTCACCCATGCGCCCCAGACCGCCGACGTCCTCGCGCGGCAGGACCCCGAGCTGGCCGAGATCCTGCTCGGGGAGCTCGACCGGCAGTCCTCGACCTTGCAGTTGATCGCGGCCGAGAACTTCTGCTCGCCCGCGGTACTGGCCGCGCTCGGCTCCCCGCTCGCCAACAAGTACGCCGAGGGCTACCCCGGCGCCCGGCACCACGGCGGCTGCGAGATCGTCGACGTCGCCGAACGCCTCGCCGTCGACCGGGCCACGTCCCTGTTCGGCGCCGAACACGCCAACGTGCAGGCCCACTCCGGCTCTTCGGCGGTCCTCGCCGCCTACGCGGCCCTGCTGCGCCCCGGCGACACCGTCCTCGCCCTCGGCCTGCCCTACGGCGGCCACCTCACCCACGGCTCGCCCGCCAACTTCTCGGGCCGCTGGTTCGACTTCGTCCCCTACGGCGTCGACGCGGAGACCGGGATCATCGACCACGAGCAGGTGCGCGCCCTCGCCCTGAGCCACCGGCCCAAGGCCATCGTGTGCGGCTCCATCGCCTACCCCCGCCACCTCGACTACGCCTTCTTCCGCGAGGTCGCCGACGAGGTGGGCGCCTATCTCATCGCCGACGCCGCCCACCCCATCGGGCTCGTCGCCGGGGGAGCGGCGCCCAGTCCGGTGCCGTACGCCGACATCGTCTGCGCCACCACCCACAAGGTGCTGCGCGGTCCCCGCGGCGGGATGATCCTGTGCGGGAGCGAGCTGGCCGAGCGGGTGGACCGGGCCGTCTTCCCGTTCACACAGGGCGGCGCGCAGATGCACACCATCGCCGCGAAGGCGGTCGCGTTCGGCGAGGCGGCGACACCGGCGTTCGCCGCGTACACCCATCAGGTGGTGGCCAACGCGCGCGTGCTGGCGGCCGGCCTCGCGGGGGAGGGGTTCGTCGTCACCACCGGCGGGACCGACACCCACCTCGTGACGGCCGACCCGGCACCCCTCGGCGTCGACGGCCGCACCGCCAGGGGACGCCTCGCGGCCGCGGGCCTGGTGCTCGACTGCTGTGCGCTACCTCACGCCGACACCCGCGGACTGCGTCTGGGGACCGCCGCCGTCACCACCCAGGGCATGGGCGAGAAGGAGATGCAGAGGATCGCCGCCCTGCTCGCAGGGGTGGTGCGCGGGGGTACCGACAGCGCCTCGGCACGTGAAGAAGTCCGGGACCTGGTCGACGGATTTCCGCCGTATCCCGGCTGA
- a CDS encoding ATP synthase subunit C gives MSALQTLAAVEGNLGSIGYGLAAIGPGVGVGIIFGNGTQALARQPEAAGLIRGNQILGFAFCEALALIGLVMPFVY, from the coding sequence ATGTCCGCTCTCCAGACCCTCGCTGCGGTCGAAGGCAACCTCGGCTCCATCGGTTACGGCCTCGCCGCGATCGGCCCGGGCGTCGGCGTCGGCATCATCTTCGGCAACGGCACCCAGGCCCTCGCCCGCCAGCCCGAGGCGGCCGGCCTCATCCGCGGTAACCAGATCCTCGGCTTCGCGTTCTGTGAGGCGCTGGCCCTCATCGGCCTCGTCATGCCGTTCGTCTACTAA
- the atpB gene encoding F0F1 ATP synthase subunit A has translation MKEPAVSADPTQTLAFDTSCHLFDGCGFPAPGLHSFMFEPLWGDADGNGLYFNKPMLLALLGSVIIVGFFWAAFARPKMVPGKLQMIAEAGYDFVRRGVVYETIGKKEGEKYVPLAVSLFFFIWMLNLWSIIPVASFPVTSIIAYPAVLAAIVYITWVSLTFKRHGFVGFFKNVTGYDKSLGAVLPLAMVIEFFSNLLVRPFTHAVRLFANMFAGHTLLLLFTIASWYMLNGIGIAYSGVSFVMVIVMTAFELFIQAVQAYVFVLLTCTYIQGALAEHH, from the coding sequence ATGAAGGAGCCCGCGGTGAGTGCTGACCCGACGCAGACGCTCGCTTTCGACACGAGCTGTCACCTGTTCGACGGGTGTGGCTTCCCGGCTCCGGGCCTGCACTCGTTCATGTTCGAGCCCCTCTGGGGCGACGCCGACGGCAACGGCCTCTACTTCAACAAGCCGATGCTGCTGGCCCTGCTCGGCTCGGTCATCATCGTGGGCTTCTTCTGGGCCGCGTTCGCCCGCCCGAAGATGGTCCCCGGCAAGCTCCAGATGATCGCCGAGGCCGGCTACGACTTCGTCCGCCGCGGTGTCGTCTACGAGACGATCGGCAAGAAGGAGGGCGAGAAGTACGTACCGCTCGCCGTCTCGCTGTTCTTCTTCATCTGGATGCTGAACCTGTGGTCGATCATCCCGGTCGCCTCCTTCCCGGTGACGTCGATCATCGCCTACCCGGCGGTCCTGGCCGCGATCGTCTACATCACCTGGGTCTCGCTGACCTTCAAGCGGCACGGCTTCGTCGGCTTCTTCAAGAACGTGACGGGCTACGACAAGTCGCTCGGCGCGGTGCTCCCGCTCGCCATGGTCATCGAGTTCTTCTCGAACCTGCTCGTCCGTCCGTTCACGCACGCGGTGCGACTCTTCGCGAACATGTTCGCCGGCCACACCCTGCTGCTGCTCTTCACGATCGCCAGCTGGTACATGCTGAACGGCATCGGCATCGCCTACTCCGGCGTCTCGTTCGTGATGGTCATCGTGATGACGGCCTTCGAGCTCTTCATCCAGGCGGTCCAGGCGTACGTCTTCGTCCTCCTGACCTGCACCTACATCCAGGGCGCGCTCGCCGAGCACCACTGA
- the prmC gene encoding peptide chain release factor N(5)-glutamine methyltransferase, which produces MNLLLAEVAQATQRLADAGVPSPRNDAEELAAFVHGVKRGELHSVKDADFDARYWETIARREQREPLQHITGLAYFRYLELQVGPGVFVPRPETESVVGWAIDAVRAMDVVEPCIVDLCTGSGAIALALAQEVPRSRVHAVELSEEALQWTRKNVEGSRVDLRQGNALDAFPDLDGHVDLVISNPPYIPLTEWEYVAPEARDYDPELALFSGEDGLDLIRGLERTAHRLLRPGGVVVIEHADTQGGQVPWIFTEERGWADAADHPDLNNRPRFATARKAMP; this is translated from the coding sequence GTGAACCTGCTGCTCGCAGAGGTGGCCCAGGCCACCCAGCGGCTGGCCGACGCCGGCGTGCCCTCGCCGCGCAACGACGCGGAGGAGCTCGCCGCGTTCGTGCACGGCGTGAAGCGGGGCGAGCTGCACTCCGTGAAGGACGCGGACTTCGACGCCCGCTACTGGGAGACCATCGCGCGCCGTGAGCAGCGCGAGCCGCTCCAGCACATCACCGGCCTCGCCTACTTCCGCTACCTCGAACTCCAGGTGGGCCCCGGGGTGTTCGTGCCCCGGCCCGAGACCGAGTCCGTGGTCGGGTGGGCCATAGACGCCGTGCGCGCGATGGACGTCGTCGAGCCGTGCATCGTCGACCTGTGCACCGGCTCCGGCGCGATCGCGCTGGCGCTCGCCCAGGAGGTCCCGCGCTCCCGCGTGCACGCCGTGGAGCTGTCCGAGGAAGCCCTCCAGTGGACCCGTAAGAACGTCGAGGGGTCCCGGGTCGACCTGCGTCAGGGCAACGCCCTGGACGCCTTCCCGGACCTCGACGGCCATGTCGACCTGGTCATCTCCAACCCGCCCTACATCCCGCTCACCGAGTGGGAGTACGTCGCCCCCGAGGCGCGGGACTACGACCCCGAACTCGCCCTGTTCTCCGGCGAGGACGGCCTCGACCTCATCCGTGGCCTGGAGCGCACCGCGCACCGGCTGCTGCGCCCCGGCGGTGTCGTCGTCATCGAGCACGCCGACACCCAGGGCGGCCAGGTGCCGTGGATCTTCACCGAGGAGCGGGGCTGGGCCGACGCGGCCGACCATCCCGACCTCAACAACCGCCCCCGGTTCGCGACGGCCCGCAAGGCGATGCCGTGA
- a CDS encoding MraY family glycosyltransferase: protein MREYLLTLCITAAVTYLLTGPVRKFAIVAGAMPEIRARDVHREPTPRLGGIAMFFGLCAGLLVADHLTNLSEVFTKSNEPRALLSGAALIWLIGVLDDKFEIDALIKLGGQMIAAGVMVMQGLTILWLPIPSVGSVALTQWQGTLLTVALVVITINAVNFVDGLDGLAAGMVCIAAAAFFLYAYRIWYSYGIEAAAPATLFSAILMGMCLGFLPHNMHPARIFMGDSGSMLIGLVLAAGAISITGQIDPDALKLFAGSEKAAVHQTVPVYIPLLLPLTIIAVPAADLISAIVRRTWRGQSPFAADRGHLHHRLLEIGHSHSRAVWIMYFWSALIAFGSLAYSVNSASMWIVLGVVFLSAIGLVLLLLPRFTPRAPMWAQAFVPPRYRRRRRPVVAEPVEVEQRTPVAVGVAGVNGATALGARSRVPERRKAETSR, encoded by the coding sequence GTGCGTGAATACCTGCTGACGCTCTGCATCACGGCCGCGGTGACGTATCTGCTGACAGGGCCGGTACGGAAGTTCGCGATCGTGGCCGGAGCGATGCCGGAGATCAGGGCCCGTGACGTGCACCGGGAACCGACTCCGCGACTCGGCGGTATCGCCATGTTCTTCGGACTGTGCGCGGGACTGCTGGTCGCCGACCACCTGACCAACCTCAGCGAGGTCTTCACCAAGTCCAACGAGCCGCGCGCGCTGCTCTCCGGTGCCGCCCTGATCTGGCTGATCGGCGTCCTGGACGACAAGTTCGAGATCGACGCGCTCATCAAGCTCGGCGGCCAGATGATCGCCGCCGGCGTGATGGTCATGCAGGGTCTGACGATCCTGTGGCTGCCCATCCCCAGCGTGGGCTCGGTCGCGCTGACGCAGTGGCAGGGCACCCTGCTGACGGTCGCGTTGGTCGTCATCACCATCAACGCGGTGAACTTCGTCGACGGCCTCGACGGCCTCGCGGCCGGCATGGTGTGCATCGCGGCGGCGGCGTTCTTCCTGTACGCCTACCGGATCTGGTACTCGTACGGCATCGAGGCGGCCGCCCCGGCCACGCTGTTCTCGGCGATCCTCATGGGCATGTGCCTGGGCTTCCTGCCGCACAACATGCACCCGGCGCGGATCTTCATGGGCGACTCCGGCTCGATGCTCATCGGCCTGGTGCTCGCCGCCGGCGCGATCTCCATCACCGGGCAGATCGACCCGGACGCCCTGAAGCTGTTCGCCGGGTCCGAGAAGGCGGCCGTGCACCAGACGGTCCCCGTCTACATCCCGCTGCTGCTGCCGCTGACGATCATCGCGGTACCGGCCGCCGACCTGATCTCGGCGATCGTGCGCCGCACCTGGCGCGGTCAGTCGCCGTTCGCCGCCGACCGCGGCCATCTGCACCACCGGCTCCTGGAGATCGGGCACTCGCACAGCCGGGCGGTGTGGATCATGTACTTCTGGTCGGCGCTGATCGCGTTCGGCTCGCTCGCCTACTCGGTGAACTCCGCGTCCATGTGGATCGTGCTCGGTGTGGTGTTCCTCAGCGCGATCGGGCTCGTCCTGCTGCTCCTGCCGCGCTTCACCCCGCGCGCCCCGATGTGGGCCCAGGCCTTCGTGCCGCCGCGCTACCGCCGCCGCAGGCGTCCCGTGGTCGCCGAGCCCGTGGAGGTGGAGCAGCGCACCCCGGTCGCCGTGGGGGTGGCGGGTGTCAACGGCGCGACCGCTCTGGGGGCCCGTTCGCGGGTGCCGGAGAGGCGTAAGGCCGAGACGTCGCGCTGA
- the atpA gene encoding F0F1 ATP synthase subunit alpha, which translates to MAELTIRPEEIRDALENFVQSYKPDAASREEVGTVTLAGDGIAKVEGLPSAMANELLKFEDGTLGLALNLEEREIGAIVLGEFSGIEEGQPVSRTGEVLSVAVGEGYLGRVVDPLGNPIDGLGEIETSGRRALELQAPGVMARKSVHEPMETGYKAVDAMTPIGRGQRQLIIGDRQTGKTALAVDTIINQRDNWRSGDPKKQVRCVYVAIGQKGSTIASVRGALEEAGALEYTTIVAAPASDPAGFKYLAPYTGSAIGQQWMYEGKHVLIIFDDLSKQADAYRAVSLLLRRPPGREAYPGDVFYLHSRLLERCAKLSDEMGAGSMTGLPIVETKANDVSAFIPTNVISITDGQCFLESDLFNAGQRPALNVGISVSRVGGSAQHKAMKQVSGRLRVDLAQFRELEAFAAFGSDLDAASKAQLERGQRMVELLKQAQYQPMATEDQVVSVWAGTTGKMDDVPVNDIRRFEKELLEYLHRKEQGLMTSIKEGGKMSDDTLTAVADAIADFKKQFETSDGKLLGEDAPAAAK; encoded by the coding sequence ATGGCGGAGCTCACGATCCGGCCGGAGGAGATCCGGGACGCGCTGGAGAACTTCGTCCAGTCGTACAAGCCGGACGCGGCCTCGCGCGAGGAGGTCGGTACGGTCACCCTTGCCGGCGACGGCATCGCGAAGGTCGAGGGTCTGCCCTCGGCCATGGCCAACGAACTGCTGAAGTTCGAGGACGGCACCCTCGGCCTCGCGCTCAACCTGGAAGAGCGCGAGATCGGCGCCATCGTCCTCGGTGAGTTCAGCGGCATCGAGGAGGGTCAGCCGGTCTCCCGTACCGGTGAGGTCCTCTCCGTGGCCGTCGGCGAGGGCTACCTCGGCCGTGTCGTCGACCCGCTCGGCAACCCGATCGACGGCCTCGGCGAGATCGAGACCAGCGGCCGTCGTGCCCTCGAGCTGCAGGCTCCGGGCGTCATGGCCCGTAAGTCGGTGCACGAGCCGATGGAGACCGGCTACAAGGCCGTCGACGCGATGACCCCGATCGGCCGTGGCCAGCGTCAGCTGATCATCGGTGACCGTCAGACCGGCAAGACCGCCCTGGCCGTCGACACGATCATCAACCAGCGTGACAACTGGCGCTCCGGCGACCCGAAGAAGCAGGTCCGCTGCGTCTACGTCGCCATCGGCCAGAAGGGCTCGACCATCGCCTCCGTGCGTGGCGCCCTCGAAGAGGCCGGCGCGCTGGAGTACACGACCATCGTCGCCGCCCCGGCGTCCGACCCGGCCGGCTTCAAGTACCTGGCGCCGTACACCGGTTCGGCCATCGGCCAGCAGTGGATGTACGAGGGCAAGCACGTCCTCATCATCTTCGACGACCTCTCGAAGCAGGCCGACGCCTACCGCGCCGTGTCCCTGCTGCTGCGCCGCCCGCCGGGGCGCGAGGCCTACCCGGGTGACGTCTTCTACCTGCACTCCCGTCTGCTGGAGCGCTGCGCGAAGCTCTCCGACGAGATGGGCGCCGGCTCGATGACCGGTCTGCCGATCGTCGAGACCAAGGCCAACGACGTCTCGGCGTTCATCCCGACCAACGTCATCTCCATCACCGACGGCCAGTGCTTCCTGGAGTCGGACCTCTTCAACGCCGGTCAGCGCCCCGCGCTGAACGTCGGTATCTCCGTCTCCCGAGTCGGTGGTTCCGCGCAGCACAAGGCGATGAAGCAGGTCTCCGGTCGTCTCCGCGTGGACCTCGCCCAGTTCCGTGAGCTGGAGGCGTTCGCCGCCTTCGGTTCCGACCTGGACGCCGCGTCGAAGGCGCAGCTGGAGCGCGGCCAGCGCATGGTCGAGCTGCTGAAGCAGGCGCAGTACCAGCCGATGGCGACCGAGGACCAGGTCGTCTCCGTCTGGGCCGGCACCACCGGCAAGATGGACGACGTCCCGGTCAACGACATCCGCCGCTTCGAGAAGGAGCTGCTCGAGTACCTGCACCGCAAGGAGCAGGGCCTCATGACCTCCATCAAGGAGGGCGGCAAGATGTCGGACGACACCCTCACCGCTGTTGCCGACGCGATCGCCGACTTCAAGAAGCAGTTCGAGACCTCGGACGGCAAGCTTCTCGGCGAGGACGCCCCGGCCGCGGCCAAGTGA
- a CDS encoding F0F1 ATP synthase subunit gamma, producing MGAQLRVYKRRIRSVTATKKITKAMEMIAASRVIKAQRKVAASAPYAQELTRAVTAVGTGSNTKHPLTTTADTVTRSAVLLLTSDRGLAGAFNSNAIKQAERLTERLEREGQEVDIYVVGRRGVAHYNFRERKISESWSGFTDEPTYADAKKVAAPLIEAIEKDTAEGGVDELHIVFTEFVSMMTQTALDDRLLPLSLEEVAKEAAPKGEILPLYDFEPSAEDVLDALLPRYVESRIYNALLQSAASKHAATRRAMKSATDNAGELITTLSRLANAARQAEITQEISEIVGGSAALADATAGSDR from the coding sequence ATGGGAGCCCAGCTCCGGGTCTACAAGCGTCGCATCCGATCCGTCACCGCGACCAAGAAGATCACCAAGGCGATGGAGATGATCGCCGCCTCGCGCGTCATCAAGGCGCAGCGCAAGGTGGCGGCCTCGGCGCCGTACGCGCAGGAACTGACGCGCGCGGTGACGGCGGTCGGTACCGGCTCGAACACGAAGCACCCGCTGACCACGACGGCCGACACGGTCACGCGGTCCGCGGTGCTGCTCCTGACGAGCGACCGCGGTCTCGCGGGCGCCTTCAACTCCAACGCCATCAAGCAGGCGGAGCGGCTCACCGAGCGGCTGGAGCGCGAGGGCCAGGAGGTCGACATCTACGTCGTCGGCCGCCGGGGTGTCGCCCACTACAACTTCCGTGAGCGCAAGATCTCGGAGTCGTGGTCGGGCTTCACCGACGAGCCCACGTACGCGGACGCCAAGAAGGTCGCGGCCCCGCTGATCGAGGCCATCGAGAAGGACACGGCCGAGGGCGGCGTGGACGAACTCCACATCGTCTTCACCGAGTTCGTCTCGATGATGACGCAGACGGCGCTCGACGACCGTCTGCTGCCGCTCAGCCTCGAAGAGGTCGCCAAGGAGGCCGCGCCCAAGGGCGAGATCCTCCCGCTGTACGACTTCGAGCCCTCGGCGGAGGACGTCCTCGACGCCCTGCTGCCGCGCTACGTGGAGAGCCGTATCTACAACGCGCTCCTCCAGTCGGCCGCGTCCAAGCACGCCGCCACGCGGCGCGCGATGAAGTCGGCGACCGACAACGCGGGAGAGCTCATCACCACGCTCTCCCGACTTGCCAACGCGGCCCGCCAGGCCGAAATCACCCAGGAAATCAGCGAGATCGTCGGTGGCTCCGCAGCCCTGGCCGACGCGACCGCGGGGAGTGACCGCTAA
- a CDS encoding protein-tyrosine-phosphatase — translation MTAPDAGRGIWDGEETRTFTGLPRDSFRILHVSTGNVCRSPITERLTRHALADRLGDPLWGGLVVESAGTWGHEGAPMEANAEAVLADFGADASGFTGRELLDEHVIMADLVLTATRDHRQQVISMGHSAGLRTFTLKEFTRLVKAIDPATLPPLEDGLVVRARALVRAAAALRGWLLAPTAEADEVFDPYGAPLTFFRSIGDEIHEALDPVVTALTGVPART, via the coding sequence TTGACGGCCCCTGACGCGGGGCGTGGCATATGGGACGGGGAAGAGACGCGGACCTTCACGGGGCTCCCGCGGGACAGCTTCCGCATCCTCCACGTCAGCACCGGCAACGTGTGCCGCTCGCCGATCACCGAGCGGCTGACCCGGCATGCCCTGGCGGACCGGCTCGGCGACCCGCTGTGGGGCGGACTCGTCGTGGAGAGCGCGGGGACCTGGGGGCACGAGGGCGCGCCCATGGAGGCCAACGCGGAGGCGGTGCTCGCCGACTTCGGCGCGGATGCCTCCGGCTTCACCGGGCGTGAGCTCCTCGACGAGCACGTCATCATGGCCGACCTGGTCCTGACCGCCACCCGCGACCACCGCCAGCAGGTCATCTCCATGGGCCACTCGGCGGGCCTGCGCACCTTCACCCTGAAGGAGTTCACCCGCCTGGTGAAGGCGATAGACCCGGCGACCCTGCCGCCCCTGGAGGACGGCCTGGTCGTCCGCGCACGGGCCCTGGTCCGCGCCGCGGCGGCTCTACGCGGGTGGCTCCTGGCCCCCACCGCCGAGGCCGACGAGGTCTTCGACCCGTACGGCGCCCCCCTGACCTTCTTCCGCTCCATCGGCGACGAGATACACGAGGCGCTGGACCCGGTGGTGACGGCGCTGACGGGGGTGCCCGCCCGCACCTAG
- a CDS encoding F0F1 ATP synthase subunit delta — translation MNGASREALAAARERLDALTDNTSVDAGSLADELAAVTALLDREVSLRRVLTDPAQAGEAKAELAQRLIGTQVGGPAADLVAGMVRSRWSQSRDLVDALEVLASIADLTAAQQRGKLDSVEDELFRFGRIVTSSTELRAALTNRSATASAKRELLGSLLGGRADATTERLVTRLVAAPRGRSLESGLESLSKLAAERRDRMVAVVTSAVPLSDRQKQRLSGALAKLYGRQMHLNLDVDPEVLGGIRVQVGDEVINGSIADRIEDAGRRVAG, via the coding sequence ATGAACGGAGCGAGCCGCGAGGCCCTGGCAGCCGCACGCGAGCGTCTCGACGCGCTGACGGACAACACGTCCGTGGACGCCGGCTCGCTCGCCGACGAGCTGGCCGCCGTCACCGCGCTGCTCGACCGCGAGGTGTCGCTGCGTCGGGTCCTGACCGACCCGGCGCAGGCCGGCGAGGCCAAGGCCGAACTGGCCCAGCGTCTGATCGGTACGCAGGTCGGCGGCCCCGCCGCGGACCTCGTCGCCGGCATGGTGCGCTCCCGCTGGTCGCAGTCGCGCGACCTGGTGGACGCGCTGGAGGTGCTGGCGAGCATCGCCGACCTCACCGCCGCGCAGCAGCGGGGCAAGCTCGACAGCGTCGAGGACGAGCTGTTCCGGTTCGGCCGGATCGTCACCTCGAGCACCGAGCTGCGCGCCGCGCTGACCAACCGCTCCGCGACGGCCTCGGCCAAGCGCGAGCTGCTCGGCAGCCTCCTCGGCGGCCGTGCCGACGCGACGACCGAGCGTCTGGTGACGCGCCTTGTGGCCGCGCCCCGGGGACGTAGCCTGGAGTCGGGACTGGAGTCCCTGTCCAAGCTCGCCGCCGAGCGCCGGGACCGCATGGTGGCCGTCGTCACCTCGGCGGTTCCGCTGAGCGACCGGCAGAAGCAGCGTCTGAGCGGTGCCCTGGCCAAGCTCTACGGCCGCCAGATGCACCTCAACCTCGACGTGGACCCCGAGGTCCTCGGCGGGATCCGGGTGCAGGTCGGTGACGAGGTCATCAACGGCTCGATCGCGGACCGCATCGAGGACGCCGGCCGCCGCGTGGCGGGCTAG